The following proteins are encoded in a genomic region of Bacteroidia bacterium:
- a CDS encoding Gfo/Idh/MocA family oxidoreductase gives MIKIGLLGAGHLGKIHLKLLKNIPDFEIVGFYDSDSDVGKSVSEEYLVPYFSDYDSLLAQVDALDIVTPTISHFEYAKKAIREFKHIFIEKPLTQTPEEGKKLVMLTQEANIKAQVGHVERFNPAFLAIKDKCTKPMFIEGHRLAQWNPRGTDVSVVLDLMIHDIDLVISVVKSPVKRVLATGVPIISPTPDIANARIEFTNGCVANLTASRISLKNMRKMRLFQKDAYISVDFLEKKSEIINLISPSTETAADQIRFDFEVGNQKKSLLYNQPTIESVNSIQLELEAFADSIKNDTEPTVTIEQAYQALLTAQMIIDKMPSYSL, from the coding sequence ATGATAAAAATAGGGCTTTTAGGGGCAGGACATTTGGGGAAAATACATCTGAAATTGCTAAAAAATATTCCTGATTTTGAAATAGTTGGCTTTTATGATTCAGACTCAGATGTTGGAAAATCAGTTTCAGAAGAGTACTTAGTTCCTTATTTTTCTGATTACGATTCGTTACTTGCCCAAGTTGATGCCTTAGATATTGTTACACCCACGATTTCCCACTTTGAATATGCCAAAAAAGCTATTCGAGAGTTTAAGCATATTTTCATAGAGAAACCTTTGACCCAGACACCAGAAGAAGGGAAAAAGTTGGTTATGTTGACTCAGGAAGCAAATATAAAAGCACAAGTGGGTCATGTAGAGCGGTTTAATCCGGCTTTTTTAGCCATCAAAGACAAATGCACCAAGCCAATGTTTATTGAGGGACATCGCTTGGCACAATGGAACCCACGCGGTACTGATGTTTCGGTGGTATTGGATTTAATGATTCATGACATTGATTTGGTAATTAGTGTTGTAAAGTCTCCCGTTAAGCGTGTTTTAGCTACCGGAGTACCTATCATAAGCCCAACACCGGATATTGCTAATGCACGAATAGAGTTTACAAATGGATGTGTAGCAAACCTAACAGCCTCTCGCATTTCATTAAAAAATATGCGTAAAATGCGCCTGTTCCAAAAAGATGCTTACATCTCAGTTGATTTCTTAGAAAAAAAATCAGAAATAATAAACCTGATTTCACCAAGTACCGAGACAGCGGCTGACCAAATTCGCTTCGACTTTGAAGTAGGAAACCAGAAAAAATCGCTGCTCTATAACCAACCCACAATAGAATCAGTAAACTCAATTCAATTAGAATTAGAAGCATTTGCAGACAGCATAAAAAATGATACTGAGCCAACAGTAACCATAGAGCAAGCCTACCAAGCGTTACTAACAGCCCAAATGATTATTGATAAGATGCCGAGTTATTCCCTCTAA
- a CDS encoding sugar transferase has translation MKRRFSQFLYYVCSDFLLSYGVWLVFYVFRKKYVEIEPIIFTSREFILPLIISTFWIILYAIAGLYRENLRRSRLREQIALFQVAVFGVLIIFFSTFIDDHIADVRDYRYIFGFYLLLQFLVLGLGRIIISTYFKIRLKRGLSGYRTAIIGSSEAALSILRDTQDTRKSLGFDVLGYVSLNGLDYQNAPLFGKLKRLGEFKNLAQIVSKRKIEEAIIAMDIHDHNALLNAINVCNKLSLKIYVVPDMYDYLIGNVKMSNLFGTPLIEVSSKMMTAEELFIKRVMDIVVASMVLILLSPVYLAIAIFVRLGSPGSIFYRQERIGLNGEPFKIIKFRTMYVDAERHGPSLAYKDDPRITPIGKILRKTRLDEFPQFWNVLKGEMSLVGPRPERQFYIDQIVQRAPHYLQLQRVKPGITSWGQVKYGYAENVDQMIERLKYDILYIENRSLSLDFKILAYTVITIIEGRGK, from the coding sequence GTGAAAAGAAGATTTAGCCAGTTTTTATATTACGTCTGTTCAGATTTTTTACTCTCCTATGGAGTCTGGTTAGTATTCTATGTATTTCGCAAAAAATATGTCGAAATAGAGCCAATTATCTTTACATCACGGGAGTTTATTTTGCCACTCATTATCAGCACTTTCTGGATTATATTGTATGCTATTGCCGGATTATATAGAGAAAATCTAAGACGTTCTCGCTTACGTGAACAAATTGCGTTGTTTCAAGTAGCTGTATTTGGAGTATTGATAATTTTTTTCTCTACATTTATTGATGACCATATTGCTGACGTTCGGGATTATCGCTACATATTTGGGTTCTATTTACTATTACAGTTTTTGGTGTTAGGTTTGGGGCGCATTATTATTTCTACCTACTTCAAAATCAGGCTTAAACGTGGCCTATCGGGCTATAGAACCGCTATAATAGGATCTTCAGAAGCTGCACTTTCGATATTACGAGATACACAAGATACCCGTAAATCATTGGGATTTGATGTTTTAGGTTATGTTTCCTTAAACGGTTTAGATTATCAGAATGCACCTTTGTTTGGAAAATTAAAAAGATTGGGAGAATTCAAAAACCTCGCTCAAATAGTCTCAAAAAGAAAAATTGAAGAAGCAATTATTGCCATGGATATTCACGACCATAATGCACTGTTGAATGCTATTAACGTATGCAATAAATTGAGTCTGAAAATATACGTTGTTCCGGATATGTATGATTATTTGATAGGGAATGTTAAAATGTCAAACCTATTTGGTACTCCGCTTATTGAGGTTTCTTCCAAAATGATGACCGCTGAAGAGCTATTTATCAAAAGGGTAATGGATATTGTTGTTGCATCTATGGTTTTAATATTGCTTTCTCCGGTTTATTTAGCCATTGCAATATTCGTTCGGTTAGGTTCGCCAGGGTCAATTTTTTATCGTCAAGAGCGAATTGGCCTAAACGGTGAGCCATTCAAAATCATTAAATTCAGGACAATGTATGTTGATGCAGAAAGGCATGGCCCATCTTTAGCTTACAAAGACGACCCACGAATTACCCCGATAGGAAAAATTTTACGTAAAACCCGTTTAGATGAGTTTCCGCAGTTTTGGAACGTCTTAAAAGGAGAAATGAGTTTGGTAGGCCCAAGGCCGGAACGCCAGTTTTACATAGACCAAATCGTCCAACGTGCCCCGCACTACTTACAATTACAACGAGTAAAACCCGGAATTACATCTTGGGGACAAGTAAAATATGGATACGCCGAAAACGTTGACCAAATGATAGAACGCCTGAAATATGACATCTTATATATCGAAAACAGATCATTATCACTGGATTTCAAGATTTTAGCTTATACAGTAATCACCATCATCGAAGGGAGAGGTAAATAA
- a CDS encoding OmpA family protein, translating to MKQFIFFFLSLVGFLYSGLIYAQKPEDFGIKSKKSLNFYLQGETQKRYRAYESAAVLYEEAVKIEPTFVQARFSLAECYFILEKTPKVRENLSIAFHYARNQNCVNCAYYMADTYIKEANYDSAAYWYSQFLNQQTPGTPQYISIAKRSLPSCKYAAGAMKHPIEYNPKNMGLAVNSGGHDYLPNLTADDELIFFTSRRNTNIGGFNRELKDYAEDFYYSIRKDGVWQEAVNLGPPVNTELNEGSASISPDAQTVYFTICNAPGGFGSCDLYWAEMEGTTWKNPQNLGNKVNSAAWESHPSISNDGKTLYFSSSRPGGKGGADIWYVTKTSDGWSDPINIGEPINTPGDEYSPFIHADGQTLYFSSNTHLGMGGFDLFFSKKMPGGKWSSPRNLGYPLNTSADERSMFINAAGNKGYINANRPDSYGQTDLYEFDLDTTIRPEKATFLRGYVYDSLTKKPLYVQVTLINLATGDTVRQVHSNKTTGKFLLSLPLNQDYAAFVETPGYLFYSKTFHLTAKEESRYFELEIPLQPIQVGATIVLNNIFFETAKYDLLPASFIELGKVVTFMQKNARMRVQLRGHTDAIGTDADNLKLSQNRANSVREYLISKGIENNRLESIGLGETVPVADNNTEEGRALNRRTEFRILSIQ from the coding sequence ATGAAACAGTTCATTTTCTTTTTTTTATCCTTAGTCGGATTTTTGTATTCAGGCTTAATTTATGCCCAAAAGCCGGAAGACTTTGGCATTAAATCCAAAAAGTCATTGAACTTTTACTTGCAAGGAGAAACCCAAAAGCGATATAGAGCTTATGAAAGCGCAGCAGTTCTATATGAAGAAGCAGTGAAAATAGAGCCTACTTTTGTGCAAGCCCGTTTTTCTCTGGCAGAATGTTACTTTATCTTAGAAAAAACGCCCAAAGTACGCGAAAACCTCTCAATAGCATTTCATTATGCGCGCAACCAAAATTGCGTAAACTGTGCCTATTATATGGCTGATACATACATCAAAGAAGCAAATTATGACTCAGCAGCCTATTGGTATAGCCAATTTTTAAACCAACAAACTCCGGGAACCCCGCAATACATATCAATTGCCAAAAGAAGCCTTCCCTCTTGTAAATACGCCGCCGGCGCTATGAAGCACCCGATTGAATACAATCCCAAAAATATGGGACTTGCCGTAAATTCCGGTGGCCACGACTACCTCCCAAACTTAACAGCCGATGACGAACTGATTTTCTTCACATCCCGAAGAAATACCAATATTGGCGGCTTCAACAGAGAATTAAAGGATTATGCTGAAGACTTTTATTACTCAATTCGTAAAGACGGAGTTTGGCAGGAAGCCGTTAATTTAGGCCCTCCGGTAAATACCGAACTGAATGAAGGTTCAGCGAGCATTAGCCCAGATGCACAAACTGTTTATTTTACGATTTGCAACGCCCCAGGAGGCTTCGGCAGTTGCGATTTGTATTGGGCAGAAATGGAAGGAACTACCTGGAAAAATCCACAAAACCTTGGCAATAAGGTAAATTCCGCCGCTTGGGAGTCTCATCCCTCAATCTCGAATGACGGTAAAACATTGTATTTTTCATCCTCCCGACCGGGCGGAAAAGGTGGAGCAGACATCTGGTATGTAACCAAAACCTCAGACGGATGGTCAGATCCAATAAATATCGGTGAACCCATTAACACCCCCGGCGACGAATACAGCCCTTTTATCCACGCTGACGGACAAACACTGTACTTTTCCTCCAACACACATCTGGGAATGGGCGGCTTCGACTTATTTTTTAGTAAAAAAATGCCCGGCGGCAAATGGTCAAGCCCAAGGAACTTAGGATACCCACTCAATACCAGTGCAGATGAACGATCTATGTTTATCAATGCTGCCGGAAACAAAGGTTATATCAACGCTAACCGCCCAGATAGCTACGGGCAAACAGATTTGTATGAATTTGACTTAGATACAACCATCCGCCCAGAAAAAGCCACATTCCTACGCGGTTACGTCTATGACTCTTTGACCAAAAAACCACTGTACGTCCAAGTAACATTGATTAACTTGGCCACAGGGGATACCGTCAGACAAGTTCATTCAAACAAAACAACCGGCAAGTTTTTATTATCATTACCGCTAAATCAAGATTATGCCGCTTTTGTAGAAACTCCCGGTTACCTTTTTTATAGTAAAACCTTTCACCTGACGGCCAAAGAAGAATCTCGATATTTTGAGTTAGAAATTCCCTTACAACCAATTCAAGTTGGGGCTACCATAGTTTTAAACAATATTTTCTTTGAGACAGCTAAATATGACCTCTTACCCGCTTCATTTATTGAGCTGGGTAAAGTAGTTACATTCATGCAGAAAAATGCTCGTATGCGCGTACAATTACGCGGACATACAGATGCCATTGGCACAGATGCTGATAACCTCAAACTAAGCCAAAACAGAGCTAATTCAGTTCGTGAATACCTGATTTCCAAAGGAATAGAAAATAACCGTTTAGAAAGTATCGGACTTGGTGAAACCGTTCCAGTGGCTGATAACAATACCGAAGAAGGAAGAGCACTTAATAGAAGAACGGAATTTAGAATCTTATCAATCCAGTAA
- a CDS encoding Omp28 family outer membrane lipoprotein, with the protein MKTHYWRISLFLVWGYIIAGCDIIDFPYKEATQNTNVFTCTDSSGFSTTRKVLIEDYTGFKCGNCPEAADVAKTILHEYPNKVVVIGVHAGAFAKPDNNHTTDFRTPVGTEWDNFFGVGAAGNPNGMVNRIKWNNEMIVPYTLWRAATEQYLANLPYIAGIQLCKQYNETENKLKVKVDVKYTIKRDTADFLGVYLIEDSVVAYQKDYRLINADVPDYVHEHVLRAALNSTWGRPVTNDASAEIGKIYTNTFEIAIDPAWRRNHLKVVAFLRNNSTQEIIQVEQY; encoded by the coding sequence ATGAAAACCCACTATTGGCGAATTAGCTTGTTTCTTGTTTGGGGATATATCATCGCCGGTTGCGATATCATAGATTTTCCCTATAAAGAGGCCACCCAAAACACAAACGTATTTACTTGTACAGATAGTTCAGGATTTTCTACTACCCGAAAAGTGTTGATAGAAGACTACACCGGATTTAAGTGCGGAAATTGCCCCGAAGCTGCCGATGTCGCTAAAACCATACTACATGAATACCCAAACAAAGTGGTCGTTATAGGCGTTCATGCAGGTGCTTTTGCTAAACCCGATAATAATCATACAACTGATTTTAGAACACCTGTTGGCACTGAATGGGATAACTTCTTTGGAGTAGGCGCAGCCGGAAACCCAAACGGCATGGTAAACCGAATAAAATGGAACAACGAAATGATAGTTCCCTATACTTTGTGGAGAGCAGCTACAGAACAATATCTGGCTAATTTACCATACATAGCTGGAATACAACTCTGCAAGCAATATAACGAAACCGAAAATAAACTTAAAGTTAAGGTAGATGTTAAATACACCATAAAAAGAGATACAGCCGACTTTTTGGGTGTTTACTTAATAGAAGACAGCGTTGTAGCCTACCAAAAAGATTATCGCTTAATAAATGCTGACGTGCCGGACTATGTCCATGAACACGTTTTACGGGCTGCCCTAAACAGCACTTGGGGAAGGCCCGTTACGAATGATGCTTCGGCAGAAATTGGCAAGATTTATACAAACACCTTTGAAATTGCTATAGATCCGGCTTGGCGCAGAAACCACCTGAAAGTAGTAGCTTTTTTGAGAAATAACTCCACACAGGAAATTATTCAAGTGGAGCAATACTAA
- a CDS encoding (2Fe-2S)-binding protein yields the protein MPKITIDGVEYEYEGKHKLLTFALEHGVEIPYFCYHPAMSTPTNCRLCLVDIGLPAVDPVTRQPILLEDGSTKINFMPKPTASCNQELLPGMVVKTHRTSEKIAKVQKSVLEFILINHPLDCPICDQAGECPLQINTYKFGPEGSRFELEKVHKPKRIQLGPRVMLDAERCINCTRCVRFTREISGSHQLSIISRGDRNYPAAAPGQSFDDPYSMNTIDLCPVGALTSTAFRFKARVWEMNYTPTICTGCSRNCATDAWLRDNEVLRYVPRENKQVNQYWMCDEGRLDIAKYNEKRISGAKLSGETDVQIEKAYEEIASLVKVNANKILFIGSASASVETNYVLKKFASELGVHHVYFVRYTEPGWGDNFLRKDERSPNVQGALLAGLTETTLQELNEKLGQVQLAYIVEDNVVAEMFLKAGKKTIVHSSNYHPQFANAAVILPAATHLESQGLFINEAGAVQQTIIAKRIKQMTPEMWIALPKSRLDAGGVAVDNWRDQAHVIDCLPSWLMLDAVAHILGKNLHASTYQKILSELKNRHEILKTFSAGQKRKESFKMSQFEFAIR from the coding sequence ATGCCTAAGATTACCATTGATGGCGTTGAGTATGAATACGAAGGGAAGCACAAGTTGCTCACGTTTGCGTTAGAGCACGGCGTTGAAATCCCATATTTTTGTTATCATCCTGCAATGTCCACACCTACTAACTGCCGTTTGTGTTTAGTAGATATTGGCCTTCCTGCTGTAGATCCAGTTACCCGCCAGCCTATTTTATTAGAAGACGGTAGCACTAAAATCAACTTTATGCCTAAGCCGACTGCCTCTTGCAACCAAGAGTTGCTACCCGGTATGGTTGTAAAGACACATAGAACTTCCGAAAAAATCGCTAAGGTACAGAAAAGCGTACTGGAATTTATATTAATCAACCACCCGCTTGATTGCCCGATATGCGACCAAGCCGGCGAATGCCCACTACAAATTAACACCTATAAATTTGGCCCAGAGGGTTCCCGTTTTGAGTTGGAAAAAGTACACAAACCCAAGAGAATCCAATTAGGTCCAAGGGTTATGTTGGATGCAGAACGATGTATTAACTGTACCCGATGTGTCCGTTTTACGAGAGAAATATCAGGTTCTCACCAATTATCAATAATTTCCCGTGGAGATAGAAACTATCCTGCTGCTGCACCGGGACAATCTTTTGATGATCCTTATTCGATGAATACGATAGACCTTTGTCCGGTAGGTGCTCTAACCAGTACTGCCTTCCGGTTTAAGGCACGCGTTTGGGAAATGAATTATACACCCACTATTTGCACCGGATGTAGCCGAAACTGTGCTACTGACGCTTGGCTTCGGGATAACGAAGTATTGCGCTACGTTCCACGTGAAAATAAACAAGTTAATCAATACTGGATGTGTGATGAAGGCCGCCTCGATATAGCTAAGTACAATGAAAAAAGGATTTCCGGTGCAAAACTTTCCGGCGAAACTGATGTTCAGATAGAAAAAGCCTACGAGGAAATAGCCAGCTTAGTCAAGGTAAATGCAAATAAAATTCTATTTATCGGTTCTGCATCTGCCTCAGTAGAGACTAACTACGTACTTAAAAAATTTGCTTCAGAACTTGGAGTTCATCATGTTTATTTTGTTAGATATACAGAACCCGGCTGGGGCGATAATTTCCTAAGAAAAGACGAACGTTCTCCAAACGTACAAGGCGCACTCTTAGCCGGCTTGACAGAGACAACTTTACAAGAATTAAACGAAAAACTTGGGCAGGTTCAACTTGCTTATATCGTTGAAGATAATGTTGTAGCTGAGATGTTTTTGAAGGCTGGGAAAAAAACTATTGTGCATTCCTCAAATTATCATCCACAATTTGCTAATGCAGCAGTAATACTACCGGCAGCTACTCACCTTGAATCACAAGGTCTGTTTATCAATGAAGCAGGGGCTGTTCAGCAAACTATAATAGCCAAAAGAATCAAGCAAATGACTCCTGAAATGTGGATAGCCTTGCCTAAGAGCCGTTTAGATGCGGGAGGCGTTGCCGTGGATAACTGGAGAGATCAAGCCCATGTGATTGACTGCTTGCCCTCGTGGCTAATGTTGGATGCAGTTGCGCATATTCTGGGTAAAAATCTACACGCAAGTACATATCAAAAGATACTGTCAGAATTAAAAAATCGCCACGAAATACTGAAGACATTCTCTGCTGGCCAAAAGCGCAAAGAATCATTCAAAATGAGCCAATTTGAATTTGCTATCAGGTAA
- a CDS encoding DUF2490 domain-containing protein gives MGTSCQFSLLKYVPKSFLSVLFPKILLLFWGIGIVSFGQKQVSDQQLTWNTYMFAVSFPKQWGAQFETGERFFWQPMRQYQTYIRTNVNYTFPNSTWGAMVGGAWFLQSANSPHLANYISISELRPYFGFTNKQPLKYFNIEQRYQVESRFFQNTNADKTALASGFHFGNFRFRYRLQFLIPILKLEHNRELRLRTGTEIFFNAGKNIVYNVFDQSRVFTAFQFRFSPKFTIELGYLNSFQQTPAGKTFYQRHFWLLNLIFNFTITKPKANSI, from the coding sequence ATGGGAACATCTTGTCAGTTTTCTTTACTAAAATATGTTCCTAAATCATTTCTGAGCGTTTTATTCCCCAAAATACTTTTGCTATTTTGGGGAATAGGAATAGTGTCTTTTGGTCAGAAACAGGTATCTGACCAGCAACTGACGTGGAATACGTATATGTTTGCCGTTTCTTTTCCCAAACAATGGGGAGCACAATTTGAAACCGGAGAACGTTTTTTTTGGCAACCTATGCGGCAATACCAAACCTATATCCGTACCAATGTAAATTATACGTTCCCTAACTCAACGTGGGGAGCTATGGTGGGTGGCGCTTGGTTTCTACAATCTGCAAATAGCCCACACTTAGCTAATTACATATCTATCTCAGAGCTAAGGCCATATTTTGGATTTACCAACAAACAGCCACTCAAATACTTTAATATTGAGCAAAGATACCAAGTAGAAAGCCGTTTCTTTCAAAATACTAATGCTGATAAAACAGCGTTAGCTTCGGGATTTCATTTTGGCAATTTCCGCTTTCGGTATAGATTACAGTTCTTAATTCCTATCTTAAAATTGGAACACAACCGAGAACTACGGCTACGTACCGGTACTGAAATATTTTTTAATGCAGGGAAAAATATCGTCTATAACGTATTTGACCAAAGCAGGGTTTTTACTGCTTTTCAATTTCGTTTTTCTCCGAAATTCACAATAGAATTAGGTTACTTAAATTCGTTTCAGCAAACCCCTGCCGGAAAAACATTTTACCAACGGCATTTTTGGCTGCTAAATCTGATTTTTAACTTTACGATAACTAAGCCCAAGGCAAATTCTATATAA
- a CDS encoding DUF5723 family protein, translated as MRITYLIICLLCVTGQVFAQYNTATMYSNHGDLNIARYFPSKMDIHGNKKVQIGANYYLYAGNTALNYEDLKRINDRKVLESADIDRFIRSLKKENLFGVGQDYQVLGLGFQFSTKKGKNFDFSFTAVDKFGASFTYSDNFLKLAWRGNKQFAGVKTDLGPLRMDVSYTREFCFGSAFPLIGSENKIGLRGGFRVKYIQGIASVYVKKSQASIFTDTSGRLVTLDLDYNVRAAGLKKFSPLAFSGNGLGIDLGGTVYLGKNLEIAASVLDIGEVKYTKDARVFAKKGTFAYEGLIVGNLLGDPRIEESRDSIQYIFKPQRTGDNSYVMPLSTRFIIQAEIKDPRDNGKHGERIANAVYITYAQGLTNLPGTTTRPFVSVGYNHDFHDIFAIGAAASYGGFNGLALGSFFSLKIAHTLKLGLGSDNLTAFFYKKLGTGIDFSSNFSLSF; from the coding sequence ATGAGAATCACATATCTAATAATCTGCTTGTTATGCGTTACTGGTCAGGTATTTGCGCAATACAATACCGCAACGATGTATTCTAATCATGGCGATTTAAACATAGCCAGATACTTCCCCTCCAAAATGGATATTCATGGCAATAAAAAGGTTCAAATTGGCGCAAATTATTACTTATATGCCGGAAACACCGCCTTAAATTATGAAGATTTAAAGCGCATAAATGATCGAAAAGTCCTAGAATCTGCCGATATTGATAGATTTATCCGCAGCTTAAAGAAAGAAAACCTCTTTGGTGTTGGCCAAGACTATCAAGTTTTAGGTTTAGGATTTCAATTTAGCACAAAAAAGGGAAAAAACTTTGACTTTTCCTTCACGGCAGTAGATAAGTTTGGAGCTTCTTTTACGTACTCGGACAACTTTCTTAAATTAGCATGGCGGGGAAATAAACAGTTTGCAGGGGTTAAAACCGACTTAGGGCCACTACGTATGGACGTGAGTTATACACGAGAATTTTGTTTCGGGTCAGCTTTCCCGCTAATCGGTAGCGAAAATAAAATAGGGCTTCGAGGCGGGTTTCGAGTAAAATACATTCAGGGAATTGCCTCTGTTTATGTAAAAAAATCCCAAGCCTCCATTTTTACGGATACCAGCGGCCGCTTAGTAACACTCGATTTAGACTATAACGTTCGGGCTGCAGGCCTAAAAAAATTCTCCCCCCTTGCTTTTAGCGGAAATGGGCTGGGAATAGACCTAGGCGGAACGGTCTATTTAGGTAAAAACCTTGAAATTGCCGCCAGCGTCTTAGACATCGGAGAAGTAAAATACACCAAAGATGCACGAGTATTTGCCAAAAAAGGAACTTTTGCTTACGAAGGCTTGATTGTAGGTAATTTATTAGGAGACCCACGTATCGAAGAATCTCGAGACTCCATCCAGTATATCTTTAAACCGCAACGAACCGGAGATAACTCGTACGTAATGCCGCTATCCACCAGATTTATCATTCAAGCCGAAATAAAAGACCCACGAGACAATGGAAAACACGGTGAACGCATAGCTAATGCTGTTTATATCACTTATGCTCAGGGTCTCACAAACCTTCCGGGGACTACAACCCGCCCGTTTGTATCTGTTGGCTACAACCATGACTTTCACGATATTTTTGCTATCGGAGCTGCTGCCTCCTATGGCGGCTTTAACGGACTTGCCTTAGGCTCTTTCTTCTCCTTAAAAATAGCACATACCTTAAAACTCGGGCTGGGATCTGACAACCTGACAGCTTTCTTCTATAAAAAATTGGGAACAGGGATAGACTTTTCCAGTAATTTTTCACTATCATTTTAG